The DNA window CGTTTCGGAGCTAGGCCTGGATCACAGGCTGAGCGCCTACCCTTCGCAGCTCTCCGGCGGCGAACAGCAGAGAGCGGCGATCGCCCGCGCTCTCGTAATGGATCCAAAGCTGATTCTTCTAGACGAGCCCACTTCCGCGCTCGACCCGAGGACTACGGGCAGACTTCTCGATCTCGTAGTGAATCTCAATGAAAGACGCAGTGTCACCTTCGCGGTCGTAACCCACGATATGGACGTCATCAAGAGAACCTGTGACAGAGTCGCGTATTTGCAGAATGGGAAGCTGCACTTCTTCGGACCTACGCACGAATTCTTCGTTAAGATCGAGAACAATGAAGTGAGTGACTTTGGAAGCCCTCTCGAGCTGGAAACAAGCGTTCTTTCGGGGCAGAAGCGGCTCTTGAGAGTGCTTTTCTGGGGCGAGCGAACCCACGAACCCGTTTTATGGGAGATAGCGAGGGAGTACGATATAATGATCAACATTCTATACGGAAAGATAGAAGAGCTGAAGAACGGGCCCTTCGGAACAATGATCATCGCAATTGATGGGCAAAGACAGGATCTGTTCATAGAGAAACTTAGGGACTCCGTCTTCTTTCTCGAGGAGGTCGGCTGATGTTCTCACAAATATTCAATGCGACCCTCGAAACCCTATATATGCTTCTTCTCTCCGGTTTCCTGGCAACTCTTTTCGGTATTCCGCTAGGTGTAGGTCTTTACCTCTGTTCAAGATCGCGAAGGTTGAAGACCCTCTATGCGCTGCTCGATCTGCTGGTAAATATCTTCAGATCAATACCTTTCATTATTCTCGTGTTGCTCCTTATTCCCGTTACGAAAAACGTAATGGGGACGATAATCGGGCCAAATGCCGCAATCTTCAATCTGACTATCGCAGCTATACCTTTCATGGCAAGGCTTGCAGAGAATTCCTTCAACGCCGTGCCTTCGGGAATAATCGATTCGTCAAACTCAATGGGATTGAACAAGTGGCAGATGGTCACAAAGGTTCTGATACCGGAAACACTGCCCGATCAGATAGGCAACATAACCGTGCTCTTGATCAATCTCGTAACCTACACCGCCATAGCGGGAGCAGTCGGAGCCGGAGGTCTCGGTCAGCTGGCGATCAACTATGGCTACTACCGGTTCCAGTGGGATGTAGTTCTGTACGCAGTGATCGTTCTCGTGGCGATCAGCCAGCTTCTTCAGTTCACAGGAGGAAAACTGGCGAAGGGATTGCGAAAATAACTTTGGAAACAAGGTTTTTCGGAAGCGTCTCGGAGTTGAATCATTTTGACTTTCGTGTCAAAACCAGAATGTTGTAAACTGGTACCGGGCAAAACAACTTGACTGGAATACAGGTTTGCCCATAATGGTGAAGCAATATGAAGAGACTGCCGATCGACATCGATATGTTGGTCAATTTGATGGATATTGACCAGAGAGAGTACGACGCGATTTCCTATCTGGATACGGAGACAGGGGAGACCATCTTCTATCAAGAAGATTGTTTCCCGAATGAATTGGTGAACTGCGAGATTGAAAGATAAGAGATAACTGACGACCTTCTGAAGTACTCTTGGATGAAAATCGAAGATTTGTACACTTATTATGACTTGTTCTGCGGCGATCAATCGGAAAGATATGCGGACATACCGTGGATCACACCAGAGGAAAAATTCGCACTGATCGAAGAGTTCATTTACACAAGAGTAGAAGAAAGCGTCAGGGATGAATTCTATTACGAGATTTCGGGAAGAGGCGCATTCTCTAAGTTCCGCACATTTCTCGAACATCACGGAGAATACAAGGATGCATGGTTTGAATTCGAAGGCGAGA is part of the Mesotoga infera genome and encodes:
- a CDS encoding ABC transporter permease; this encodes MFSQIFNATLETLYMLLLSGFLATLFGIPLGVGLYLCSRSRRLKTLYALLDLLVNIFRSIPFIILVLLLIPVTKNVMGTIIGPNAAIFNLTIAAIPFMARLAENSFNAVPSGIIDSSNSMGLNKWQMVTKVLIPETLPDQIGNITVLLINLVTYTAIAGAVGAGGLGQLAINYGYYRFQWDVVLYAVIVLVAISQLLQFTGGKLAKGLRK
- a CDS encoding ATP-binding cassette domain-containing protein → VSELGLDHRLSAYPSQLSGGEQQRAAIARALVMDPKLILLDEPTSALDPRTTGRLLDLVVNLNERRSVTFAVVTHDMDVIKRTCDRVAYLQNGKLHFFGPTHEFFVKIENNEVSDFGSPLELETSVLSGQKRLLRVLFWGERTHEPVLWEIAREYDIMINILYGKIEELKNGPFGTMIIAIDGQRQDLFIEKLRDSVFFLEEVG